GGCGAAGACAAGCACCACTGAGCAACGGCGCCCTCATCCTGCCGGCGCCGTCCCTCCCCTCACACACAACTTGCCCCGGCCTGATTACGCGCCGCCGCGCTCGGTGTAGACCTTGCGCGCCAGGCACAGGTCCTCCCAGGCGCGCGCCTTGTCGGTCAGCGTGCGCAGCAGGTAGGCCGGATGGTAGGTGACCACCACCGGCACGCCGTCCACCTCGTGTACCTTGCCGCGCAGCTTGCCGACCGGCGTCTGGGTCTGCAGCAGGCTCTGCGCGGCAAAGCGCCCCAGCACGATGATCACGCGCGGCTTGACCAGCGCGATCTGGCGCTTGAGATACGGATCGCACATCGCCACCTCGTCCGGTTCCGGATCGCGGTTGCCGGGCGGGCGGCACTTGAGCACGTTGGCGATGAACACGCCGGTCTCGCGCGACAGGCCGACCGCGCGCAGCATGCTGTCGAGCAGCTTGCCGGCCTGGCCGACGAAGGGTTCGCCCTGCCGGTCCTCCTGCTCGCCCGGGGCCTCGCCGATCAGCATCCATTCGGCCTGGCGGTCGCCGACGCCGAACACGGTCTGCGTGCGGCGCTCGCACAGCTTGCACGCGGTGCAGCCGGAGACGGCCGCCTCCAGTTGCGCCCAATCGAATGCGGCGATGCGCTGTGCACGCGGCAACTCGGGGGCGACGGGAATGTCGGCCATGGGAGCTGCGGCCGGCGCCATCGGCGGCGGCGCCTCGGACACGATGGCACGAGGCTCGATGACCGGGGGCTCGATGATGAAAGGAGCCGGCTCGTCCGCCACGGCCACCTCGACCATCTCGGCCTCGATCGCAGGCGCCGCGGGCAGCTCGACGCCGCGCAGCTTCCATTCATTGGATACGCCCAGCGCTTCCAGCATGCGGGCTCGACGGTTCATGCGGCCGCCTCCGGATGGTTGTGGGTCACCGATGCGCGCGTGCCGGCCGTGCGACGTTTCTGCCCGCCGCTCATGCCGCCTCCACGTCGCCGGCCGCGCAGGCGATGCGCATCACCAGCGCGTCTTCGCGCGTATTGTTCTCGGCCGGGTAGTAGCGCTTGCGCCGGCCGATCTCGGCAAACCCGACGCGGCGGTACAGCGCGATCGCGCCGGTATTGGACGGCCGCACCTCCAGCAGCAGGCTGCCGAAGCCGTGCGCCAGCGTCAGTGCCTGGGCGGCACGCAGCAGCCAGCGGCCCAGCCCCTGCCGTTGCCAGACAGGCGCCACCGTCACGTTCAGCAGGTGCATCTCGTCGACCACCGGCATCAGGATCAGGTATCCGGCGACCTGGTTGCCGCCGTCGCGCAGCACGATGCCGAGATGGCCGGCCTTGAGCGAATCCTCGAAGTTGCCGCGCGACCACGGAAAGGCGAAGGCCGATTGCTCGACCGCCGCCACCGCGGCCGCGTCCAGCGCGGTCATGCGCTCTGCGCGCCAGCCGGCAGGCAACGGCGTGCGTGCGGCCACGTCGGCGAGGGCGTTGTCGACCTGGCTCATGCCTGCGCGCCCGCCGCGGCCTTGGCCTGCTGTACGGCCTGGCGCTCTTCGATGGTCAGCGCGACCTTGTCGCGCACGTACAGCGGGGCGGCCTCTTCGGGGCGCACCGTGTGGCCGGCGGCCAGCAGGCGCAGCCCGACCGCGACGATCTCGCGCGCGTGCGGCGCCACGTCGGGCAACACGGCGGCCGCACCGGCCGCTGCCGCGAGCCGATCGCCGAACACCGCGGCAGCGTTGCCCGCCAGCCAGTACGGCTGCGACGGCGCCGCCACGGCCTGCGGTGCGCTCACCTGGATGGCCGACAGCGCGTGCCAGCCGGAGGCATCGTCGGCCACGGGCACGAAGCTGGCCCAGTAGCACTCGTCCATGCGGGCATCCAGCGCGATCGTGACGGCGGTGCCGCCCGGCAGCGAGGCGCGCGTCTGCTCGGCGCAGGCCACCAGCGAATTGACGGGCACCACCGGCAGGCCGGCGCCGAAGGCCAGGCCCTGCGCCACGCCGCACGCGGTCCGCAGGCCGGTGAACGAACCGGGGCCGACGCCGAACGCGATGGCCGCGCAGTCGCCGAGCGCGATGCCGGCTTCGGCCAGCAGCTCGCCCGCGGCGGGCAGCACACGGCCGCTGGAACGCGCGCCGGTATGTTCGTGGCGGAACAGCGTGCGCGTGCCGTCACCGAGGGCAACGGAACAGAATTCGGTGGAGGTATCGAAAGCAAGGATCCAAGGCATGGCGGCATTGTACCGGCTGGTGCCCCGCCCGGCCGCGCCTGCAGGCGACAAGCGCGCGCGAAAACCGAGGGCATCCTCGAATTCAAACGGCTCGGCCGGCGCAAGCGCGGGGCTATCATCGGCCGACCATCGTTTTCCAGCCGGGAACCATCATGAGCGACCTGCAAGCCCGTTTCGACCAGGCCCAACTCGACGTCAAGGGCCTGCCCGAGCGCCCGAGCAATATGACGCTGCTGCGCCTGTACGCCCTCTTCAAGCAAGGCAGCGACGGCGACGCGCACGGCGACAAGCCGGGCTTCACCGACATCGTCGGCCGCTACAAGTACGAAGCGTGGGAAAGCCTGAAGGGCACCTCGCAGGACGAAGCCCGGCAGAAGTACATCGAGCTGGTCGAAGAACTGAAGAGCGGCGCGACGACCTGAGCGCCGGCCGCCGCGTACATGCACCGGGCCGCGTGCCCGGTTTTTTATCGCCCCGCGCCGGCCGGCCTGCGATACCGCTCAGCCAAGGCGGCCGGTGGCGGCGAATTCGCGGATGCGGCGCACGGTGTCGATGTCGGCTTCGCGGTAGGCCGATTTGACGATCTCGGCATAGCGCGTGTCGCCGGTCTCGTCGGCGCTGGGCAGCGTGGTGTCGTAGACGAAGCGGATGAAGGCGGCGTTGGCCTCGCTGGTCTCGATCGTCATGGTGAGCGAGCCGCCGGCGTGCTCGCCGGTGGCCGCGGTGGTGTAGGTGACGCGGCTGTGCGGTTCCAGCGTCACGCGATCCTGGATGCACGCCTTGCCGAAGCGCAGTTCGCGCTCGACCCAGCCGTCGCCCTGCGCGGTGATGATGCCCTCGTCCAGGCCTTCGACGAATTCGGTCGGCTCCAGCACGCGCAGCACCAGACCTTGCCAGATCTGGTTGAGCGTGAGCGCCTCCATCAGCGGGTTGAGTGGGTCGTTGACTTCGACCAGGTGTTCGAAACGCAAAGCGGCCTCCGCAAAATTTCCGACATTATGGCGCGGCGACCGCCCAAATGAAAAACGCCGGCCCGGGTCGCCCCGGGCCGGCGTTCCGCACCAGGCAAGCGGCTCAGATTTCTTCGTACAGCGGCA
The sequence above is drawn from the Ralstonia solanacearum K60 genome and encodes:
- a CDS encoding SRPBCC family protein, whose protein sequence is MRFEHLVEVNDPLNPLMEALTLNQIWQGLVLRVLEPTEFVEGLDEGIITAQGDGWVERELRFGKACIQDRVTLEPHSRVTYTTAATGEHAGGSLTMTIETSEANAAFIRFVYDTTLPSADETGDTRYAEIVKSAYREADIDTVRRIREFAATGRLG
- the tsaB gene encoding tRNA (adenosine(37)-N6)-threonylcarbamoyltransferase complex dimerization subunit type 1 TsaB, translated to MPWILAFDTSTEFCSVALGDGTRTLFRHEHTGARSSGRVLPAAGELLAEAGIALGDCAAIAFGVGPGSFTGLRTACGVAQGLAFGAGLPVVPVNSLVACAEQTRASLPGGTAVTIALDARMDECYWASFVPVADDASGWHALSAIQVSAPQAVAAPSQPYWLAGNAAAVFGDRLAAAAGAAAVLPDVAPHAREIVAVGLRLLAAGHTVRPEEAAPLYVRDKVALTIEERQAVQQAKAAAGAQA
- a CDS encoding acyl-CoA-binding protein, producing MSDLQARFDQAQLDVKGLPERPSNMTLLRLYALFKQGSDGDAHGDKPGFTDIVGRYKYEAWESLKGTSQDEARQKYIELVEELKSGATT
- the rimI gene encoding ribosomal protein S18-alanine N-acetyltransferase; protein product: MSQVDNALADVAARTPLPAGWRAERMTALDAAAVAAVEQSAFAFPWSRGNFEDSLKAGHLGIVLRDGGNQVAGYLILMPVVDEMHLLNVTVAPVWQRQGLGRWLLRAAQALTLAHGFGSLLLEVRPSNTGAIALYRRVGFAEIGRRKRYYPAENNTREDALVMRIACAAGDVEAA
- a CDS encoding uracil-DNA glycosylase, whose product is MNRRARMLEALGVSNEWKLRGVELPAAPAIEAEMVEVAVADEPAPFIIEPPVIEPRAIVSEAPPPMAPAAAPMADIPVAPELPRAQRIAAFDWAQLEAAVSGCTACKLCERRTQTVFGVGDRQAEWMLIGEAPGEQEDRQGEPFVGQAGKLLDSMLRAVGLSRETGVFIANVLKCRPPGNRDPEPDEVAMCDPYLKRQIALVKPRVIIVLGRFAAQSLLQTQTPVGKLRGKVHEVDGVPVVVTYHPAYLLRTLTDKARAWEDLCLARKVYTERGGA